One stretch of Podospora pseudoanserina strain CBS 124.78 chromosome 4, whole genome shotgun sequence DNA includes these proteins:
- a CDS encoding hypothetical protein (EggNog:ENOG503Q3K4; COG:O), with protein sequence MATDISPPSPDELRFASEQALAKPPDEQQPVAPATASNMNSTSSAPSKPPPAAPANHSPAPPQPPPSASFDTSRRQTQSPLHAPGQPRKSQGARKQHRNQRRAGPSFGDSHMDDEDAMAEIRALRNTSSRRGQTSITHLMNYALPPRPYEGSHAPYSRSYRRNPAWGVGSGYHAVDKARYIHANYRFVVTPEGDYTVQAADADQHIEWTDVLQVIASTESQQTSCPICLSEPVAPRMAKCGHIFCLPCLMRFMNTTVGDGTEKKQPKWRKCPICEDSIQLSDVRPVRFYAGQESPLPRPGDDVILRLMARNPKSTLALPRESGAEVLESGEDIPWHWAANVLDYARIMRGTGGYMAEQFDREIEELLKQEKEDELLYQEDTEWTQKAVRAINNAKEKMIGLGESQSRTSSSKAPELVVVAPEQKPQDQGFYFYTSPPHLYLSPLDIRILKTKYGSFSSFPSTLLPRVEHISTGHVVDDALRKRAKYLGHLPHGCLISFLECDWTDIVPSEDLATFAEDIERRRKRNRDKAAQEERERIQAERIEAAQVRGARRQLGVLDEDITAVRFGNAGFVDEESPVNMDDFLPLGVTAATSGTSPPNQRNGFGTLGEISTSPSGSRTVWGTRAVAGEPVSAAVPRPRVDDGWLKDDAVLETLGADMTFQMEAMGIAETGGPSGSATGAPGGSGGGGGGGGGKKKKKQKITLMSTGGKRGL encoded by the coding sequence ATGGCAACTGACATTTCGCCTCCAAGTCCCGATGAGCTTCGGTTTGCTTCAGAGCAAGCCTTAGCCAAACCACCCgacgagcagcagccggTTGCTCCGGCCACGGCATCAAACATGAActcgacatcatcagccCCAAGCAAGCCTCCGCCGGCGGCACCAGCGAACCACTCTCCCGcgcctccccagcccccccCATCGGCGAGCTTTGATACAAGCCGACGACAGACACAGAGTCCCTTACACGCTCCGGGACAGCCTCGGAAGAGCCAAGGGGCAAGAAAACAGCATAGAAACCAGAGAAGGGCTGGCCCGTCGTTTGGCGACTCTCATatggacgacgaggacgccATGGCTGAGATTAGAGCCCTTCGCAATACCTCCAGCCGCCGCGGTCAAACATCCATCACACATCTAATGAATTATGCGCTTCCACCACGACCATATGAGGGTTCGCACGCGCCTTACTCCCGATCCTACCGGAGAAACCCTGCGTGGGGCGTAGGCTCGGGATATCACGCCGTGGACAAGGCCCGGTACATCCATGCGAACTACCGCTTTGTTGTGACCCCCGAGGGCGACTACACCGTCCAAGCCGCCGACGCCGACCAGCACATCGAGTGGACCGACGTACTTCAAGTCATTGCATCTACTGAATCGCAACAGACTTCGTGCCCCATCTGCCTGTCTGAGCCGGTTGCGCCGCGCATGGCAAAGTGCGGGCACATCTTTTGCCTGCCTTGCTTGATGCGCTTCATGAACACGACCGTGGGTGATGGAACAGAAAAGAAGCAGCCCAAGTGGAGGAAATGCCCAATCTGCGAGGACAGCATCCAGTTATCTGATGTGCGACCGGTGAGGTTCTACGCCGGGCAGGAAAGCCCTCTGCCTCGCCCGGGAGACGATGTGATTTTGCGCCTGATGGCTCGGAACCCCAAAAGCACGCTTGCGCTCCCTCGAGAGAGCGGTGCAGAGGTGCTCGAGTCTGGTGAGGATATCCCCTGGCACTGGGCGGCCAACGTGCTGGATTATGCGAGAATCATGAGGGGTACGGGCGGTTACATGGCGGAGCAGTTTGACCGAGAAATCGAAGAGCTGCTCAAGCAGGAGAAAGAGGACGAGCTCTTGTATCAGGAAGACACAGAATGGACGCAAAAGGCCGTCAGGGCGATCAACAATGCAAAGGAAAAGATGATTGGGCTTGGGGAGTCGCAGTCGCGGACTTCGTCATCCAAGGCCCctgagctggtggtggttgcgcCGGAGCAGAAGCCTCAGGATCAAGGATTTTACTTCTATACATCGCCACCACACCTCTACTTGTCGCCGCTTGATATCCGGATTCTCAAGACAAAGTATGGTTCTTTCTCGTCGTTTCCGTCGACGTTGCTACCTCGGGTGGAGCACATTTCTACAGGGCACGTCGTCGACGACGCGCTTAGGAAAAGAGCAAAGTACCTGGGCCATCTCCCCCACGGGTGCCTGATTAGCTTTTTGGAGTGCGACTGGACGGATATTGTCCCCTCGGAGGACCTCGCCACTTTTGCAGAAGATATCGAGCGCCGGAGGAAGCGGAACCGCGACAAGGCCGCGCAGGAGGAGCGCGAGCGGATCCAGGCCGAAAGGATAGAAGCCGCTCAGGTGCGCGGGGCTAGGCGGCAGCTGGGCGTGTTGGATGAGGACATCACGGCGGTTAGGTTTGGCAATGCGGGATTTGTGGACGAAGAGTCGCCAGTGAATATGGATGATTTCTTGCCGTTGGGGGTAACGGCAGCTACTTCGGGGACGTCACCGCCGAATCAGAGGAATGGTTTTGGCACGCTGGGGGAGATTAGCACGAGCCCGTCCGGGAGCAGGACGGTGTGGGGGACtcgtgctgttgctggtgagcCTGTGTCGGCGGCGGTTCCTAGGCCgagggtggatgatgggtggtTGAAGGATGATGCGGTCTTGGAGACGTTGGGGGCGGATATGACTTTCCAGATGGAGGCCATGGGGATTGCCGAGACTGGTGGCCCGTCGGGCAGTGCTACGGGCGCTCctggtggtagtggtggtggtggtggcggcggcggcgggaagaagaagaagaagcaaaagattACGTTGATGAGCACGGGGGGCAAGAGAGGGCTGTAG
- the CRP1 gene encoding Cruciform DNA binding protein (EggNog:ENOG503NVKM; COG:G), with amino-acid sequence MGTFTFKWPHDAEEVYVTGTFDDWSKSEQLDRVGQIFQKTVTLPKTSEKIYYKFVVDGVWTTDHTAPQEKDHEGNENNILLPKQIMADKVEEAGPATATINTVTPESTTAQLAAVVPLTADKEPTAPAREKKKEEVAAPAEEQKSAEVSPPGTYPETPLAELDKQVKVDPLPAAIGAVNPISLPAGEPVPGAARVEAIDSHVTLDKESYEKSDRIPGIETELPPVTSTMIPESSLPIAGANDVTINTVGPDSTTAILAAQAPLEGKVPEIVKHSQEEAHVEPEASAIEEEVKEKAAVEEELLQKVPEVASTSEGTAGVGTDKSENDKSVAETVAAVAATAGTALLGAAVVAAQNAGEVATEVAHKVSDVAADYAAKAPEVASDVAQKATEVASDAAQKASEAAANVTTQATETATEATQKATEVATDAATNLPDSVKEVLPESVQQTITEAQQQAVEAKQEEIVESLAPEVPAPVKESLKEALESPEAAANTAAVEEKAAVEAELLKEVKPADSIEESAAKAQAYIKAEEAKAEEEAKAAAAAKIEEETKVVADAVPVEVKESLEKAGESPEAVSNATAVEDKREVEAELLEEVKAVEPEPLKIDAPKPVEETKAADTAVVVEPPAAAEEVKTVDAAPAAEPVAAEPASIRAVELPPAVEEPKVEETKVVEPKVEEPKVEEPKVEEPKVEEPKVEETKAEEAKVAAEGEATTSAVPATTTETTTTTATEATAEEAKPATNGSTPAADAAVAEATGADATLTKTTTADKKKNRVSGFFAKLKQKFSGH; translated from the exons ATGGGCACTTTCACCTTCAAGTG GCCCCATGATGCCGAGGAAGTCTACGTGACAGGTACCTTTGACGACTGGAGCAAGAGCGAGCAGCTTGACCGCGTTGGACAGATCTTTCAGAAGACCGTAACGCTACCGAAGACCTCGGAAAAGATTTACTACAAG TTTGTCGTCGACGGAGTTTGGACTACAGACCACACGGCGCCTCAGGAGAAGGATCACGAAGGCAACGAAAACAACATTTTATTACCCAAGCAAATAATGGCGGACAAGGTAGAAGAGGCCGGCCCCGCCAcggccaccatcaacacagTCACCCCCGaatccaccaccgctcaaTTGGCCGCTGTCGTCCCCTTGACGGCCGACAAGGAGCCCACAGCTCCcgcgagggagaagaagaaggaggaggttgctgctcCGGCTGAGGAGCAGAAGTCCGCCGAGGTTTCGCCTCCCGGCACCTACCCCGAAACTCCTCTTGCCGAGCTCGACAAGCAGGTCAAGGttgaccccctccccgccgccattGGCGCCGTCAACCCCATCTCGTTGCCGGCTGGTGAGCCAGTTCCCGGCGCTGCCAGAGTTGAGGCCATCGACAGCCACGTCACCTTGGACAAGGAGTCGTACGAGAAGTCTGATCGTATTCCCGGCATTGAGACTGAGCTTCCCCCAGTCACCAGCACCATGATCCCTGAGTCCAGCCTGCCAATCGCTGGCGCTAATGATGTCACCATTAACACCGTTGGTCCCGACTCCACCACAGCCATTCTTGCCGCCCAGGCTCCCCTGGAAGGCAAGGTGCCCGAAATCGTCAAGCACAGCCAAGAAGAGGCCCATGTTGAGCCTGAGGCCAGCgccatcgaggaggaggtgaaggagaaggctgccgtcgaggaggagcttcttCAGAAGGTTCCCGAGGTCGCTTCCACTTCCGAGGGCACTGCGGGTGTGGGCACCGACAAGTCGGAGAACGACAAGTCAGTGGCTGAGACTGTCgccgctgttgctgccaccgccggcacTGCTCTCCTCGGTGCTGCCGTCGTTGCTGCCCAGAACGCCGGCGAGGTTGCTACCGAGGTCGCCCACAAGGTCAgcgatgttgctgctgactACGCCGCCAAGGCTCCCGAGGTTGCCAGTGACGTCGCCCAGAAGGCTACCGAGGTTGCTAGCGACGCCGCCCAGAAGGCGAGcgaggctgctgccaacGTCACTACCCAGGCCACCGAGACTGCCACCGAGGCTACCCAGAAGGCGACCGAAGTCGCTACCGATGCCGCTACCAACCTTCCCGATTCCGTCAAGGAGGTCCTTCCCGAGTCTGTTCAGCAGACCATCACCGAGGCCCAGCAACAAGCGGTTGAGGCCAAGCAagaggagattgtggagAGCCTGGCCCCTGAGGTTCCTGCCCCTGTGAAGGAGTCCCTCAAGGAGGCTCTCGAGAGCCCCGAGGCTGCGGCCAACACTGCTgctgtggaggagaaggctgctgtAGAGGCTGAGCTTTTGAAGGAGGTGAAGCCCGCAGATTCTATTGAGGAGTCTGCTGCCAAGGCCCAGGCGTacatcaaggccgaggaagctaaggcggaagaggaggccaaggctgctgctgccgcgaaGATTGAGGAAGAGACCAAGGTTGTCGCCGATGCTGTTCCTGTTGAGGTCAAGGAGTCTTTGGAGAAGGCTGGCGAGAGCCCAGAGGCTGTTAGCAATGCTACTGCGGTTGAGGACAAGAGGGAGGTCGAGGCCGAACTcttggaggaggtcaaggctgtCGAGCCAGAGCCCCTCAAGATTGATGCGCCAAAGCCCGTCGAGGAGACCAAGGCTGCCGATACTGCTGTGGTCGTTGAGCCACCTGCTGCCgctgaggaggtcaagactGTCGACGCTGCCCCGGCTGCCGAGCCAGTTGCTGCTGAGCCTGCGTCCATCAGGGCTGTTGAGCTCCCCCCAGCTGTTGAAGAGCCCAAAGTTGAGGAAACTAAGGTTGTGGAgcccaaggttgaggagcccaaggttgaggagcccaaggttgaggagcccaaggttgaggagcccaaggttgaggagaccaaggctgaggaggccaaggttgctgctgagggTGAGGCTACCACTTCTGCCGTTCCCGCTACTACCaccgaaaccaccaccaccactgccaccgaggccaccgccgaggaggccaagcCCGCTACCAATGGAAGCACACCTGCTGCTGAtgccgccgttgccgaggCCACGGGTGCTGatgccaccctcaccaagaccaccacggccgacaagaagaagaacagagTTAGCGGCTTCTTCGCCAAGCTGAAGCAGAAGTTCTCCGGGCATTAA
- a CDS encoding hypothetical protein (EggNog:ENOG503NX6A; COG:P; COG:Q) has product MAGPSPSTATGGGHGGTAAGGQASHGPSNPAYYAMFAARQKVSEQAMRYYAAGICGLIAVFVLFHWTRLLVVKLERSKKPLGMFGRPFVATSRLTRNLLVRKVPGFSSAGHAILVIVYLALNLMAMFIHVETNSLSNFAARFGWMALVNLAFLVFLALKNTPLAFLTAYSYERLNCLHQIAGYTMFTQMVLHGAMYTAFFNSQGRLLTKYAEPGEIAAIVAGFAFLSVVFAAVILRRFWYELFYVTHITCWIVGIVATGFHQPEFTKPAYIITLLAASMWVADRIIRMSRVLYNSVNNEATLYPLPNGGTKVVLKKVPARAEPGKHCFIWLPAIRKLETHPFTIHRGSPVEFTVKAQNGFTRDLHNYAVANPGVSVKASVDGPYGTFPDPMEFDKIVLIAGGGGATFTFGLAVNVLERMTEETHKNIVFIWAVQKHENLSWFKEQLDLLRTHAHSTKVNVTLYVTRSPTSTSDLPSNGQNPLLQSRSSSSDNEVASPPRSPIETDTEKNEPRIPAPTHRRPLGDRDPEKEMHEAIETHVEHQSSRSSGKEIVTSASVHRFEHPIKEGRPDAASLIRDAVNSTPANQRILVAACGPHGLMRVVRDTTARLIHGDGPGVELHCEQFGW; this is encoded by the exons ATGGCCGGACCGTCCCCAAGTACAGCGACCGGAGGCGGACATGGAGGCACGGCCGCCGGTGGCCAGGCTAGCCATGGGCCTAGCAACCCTGCCTACTATGCCATGTTCGCCGCGAGGCAGAAGGTGTCAGAACAGGCAATGAGATACTATGCGGCAGGGATCTGTGGCTTGATCGCCGTCTTTGTGCTTTTCCACTGGACACGTCTGCTGGTGGTAAAGCTGGAGAGATCCAAGAAGCCTCTGGGAATGTTTGGCCGTCCTTTCGTGGCAACCTCAAG GCTCACCAGAAACCTTCTGGTCAGAAAGGTTCCTGGCTTCAGCTCGGCCGGGCATGCAATTCTGGTTATTGTGTACTTGGCACTCAATCTGATGGCCATGTTCATTCACGTCGAGACCAACTCATTGTCAAACTTTGCGGCACGATTTGGCTG GATGGCTCTGGTCAACCTCGCATTCCTCGTCTTTCTAGCCCTCAAAAACACGCCCCTAGCTTTTCTCACAGCTTACTCATATGAACGACTCAACTGCCTTCACCAAATCGCAGGCTACACCATGTTTACGCAGATGGTTCTGCACGGAGCCATGTACAcggccttcttcaacagccaaGGCCGCCTGTTGACCAAGTATGCCGAACCGGGTGAGATCGCAGCCATCGTTGCAGGCTTTGCTTTCCTCAGTGTCGTATTCGCAGCGGTCATTCTTCGGCGCTTCTGGTATGAGTTGTTTTATGTCACTCACATTACCTGCTGGATTGTGGGCATCGTTGCAACAGGCTTCCACCAGCCCGAGTTCACCAAGCCAGCATACATCATCACACTCCTTGCCGCATCGATGTGGGTCGCCGACCGCATCATCAGGATGTCTCGAGTCTTGTACAACAGCGTCAACAACGAAGCCACTCTCTACCCTCTGCCCAACGGGGGAACCAAGGTTGTTCTCAAGAAGGTTCCGGCAAGAGCTGAACCAGGAAAGCACTGTTTTATCTGGTTGCCCGCTATTCGGAAGTTGGAGACACACCCCTTTACCATCCACCGCGGATCACCTGTCGAGTTCACCGTCAAGGCTCAGAATGGCTTCACACGAGATCTTCACAACTATGCCGTTGCCAACCCTGGTGTCTCAGTAAAGGCATCGGTTGATGGTCCTTATGGCACCTTCCCTGACCCCATGGAGTTCGACAAGATTGTGCTTAttgctggcggtggcggtgctACCTTCACATTTGGTTTGGCAGTGAATGTTCTGGAGCGGATGACAGAGGAGACTCACAAGAATATTGTTTTTATTTGGGCAGTTCAAAAGCACG AGAACCTCTCTTGGTTCAAGGAACAGCTCGACCTCTTGCGCACCCACGCTCACTCAACCAAAGTCAACGTCACCCTCTACGTGACTCGATCCCCCACCTCGACCTCTGACCTTCCGAGCAACGGGCAGAACCCGCTCCTCCAATCCAGGTCGTCATCCTCTGATAATGAAGTGGCCTCCCCACCACGGTCACCTATTGAAACCGATACGGAGAAGAACGAGCCACGTATTCCAGCTCCCACGCACCGACGGCCACTGGGGGATAGGGACcccgagaaggagatgcaCGAAGCCATCGAGACCCATGTCGAGCATCAGAGCAGCCGATCGTCAGGCAAAGAGATTGTTACTTCGGCGTCAGTGCACCGGTTTGAGCACCCAATCAAGGAGGGTCGTCCAGATGCGGCTTCGTTGATCAGAGATGCTGTCAACAGCACACCGGCTAACCAACGGATTCTGGTGGCTGCATGCGGGCCACATGGGTTGATGAGAGTGGTCAGGGATACCACCGCGAGGTTGATCCATGGGGATGGGCCAGGGGTTGAACTGCATTGTGAGCAGTTTGGGTGGTAA